One window of the Thermasporomyces composti genome contains the following:
- the tadA gene encoding tRNA adenosine(34) deaminase TadA, whose protein sequence is MTTASSWEPAMRAALEEAERAARGGDVPVGCVVVDADGRVLGRGHNAREAEGDPTAHAEIVAIRQAAVARGRWRLDGCTLVVTLEPCTMCAGAIVLARIARLVFGAWDEKAGAVGSLWDVVRDRRLNHRPEVVSGVLADDCAALLREFFATRRRAR, encoded by the coding sequence GTGACCACCGCCTCGTCGTGGGAGCCGGCCATGCGAGCCGCCCTGGAGGAGGCGGAGCGAGCCGCGCGCGGCGGTGACGTCCCCGTCGGCTGTGTCGTCGTCGATGCCGACGGTCGCGTGCTGGGCCGTGGCCACAACGCGCGTGAGGCGGAGGGTGACCCGACCGCCCACGCCGAGATTGTGGCGATTCGGCAGGCGGCCGTCGCGCGCGGTCGCTGGCGTCTCGACGGGTGCACCCTCGTCGTGACGCTGGAACCGTGCACGATGTGTGCTGGTGCGATCGTGCTCGCTCGGATCGCCCGGCTGGTCTTCGGTGCGTGGGATGAGAAGGCCGGAGCGGTCGGGTCGCTGTGGGATGTCGTTCGCGACCGGCGGCTCAACCACCGCCCCGAGGTGGTGTCCGGCGTGCTCGCCGACGACTGCGCGGCGTTGCTGCGCGAGTTCTTCGCGACCCGTCGGCGGGCCCGCTGA
- a CDS encoding LytR C-terminal domain-containing protein yields MEPSGVRSYPYRRRRRIRGPITLLVLMGILVGAAWYGYDTVIVGEPKPEPTVVCATPSPNQKQYISAQTFVVNVYNASKISGLAERTANALRERGFTIGKIGNDPYGVDPKYAEIRGRDRNAPEVLLVSEHFSGEVRRGDDRTDTTVDIILGPKFYGLMSKAPAAMDVTTPIGVCVTTTPTPNVAAYR; encoded by the coding sequence ATGGAACCGAGCGGCGTTCGCTCCTACCCGTATCGGCGGCGCAGGCGGATTCGTGGGCCCATCACCCTCCTCGTCCTCATGGGCATCCTCGTGGGTGCGGCGTGGTACGGCTACGACACGGTGATCGTCGGCGAGCCCAAGCCAGAACCGACCGTGGTCTGCGCCACCCCGTCCCCCAACCAGAAGCAGTACATCAGCGCCCAGACGTTCGTCGTCAACGTCTACAACGCCAGCAAGATCAGCGGCCTGGCCGAGCGTACCGCGAACGCGCTCCGCGAGCGCGGCTTCACCATCGGCAAGATCGGCAACGACCCCTACGGCGTCGATCCCAAGTACGCCGAGATCCGCGGGCGCGACCGCAACGCTCCCGAGGTTCTCCTCGTCTCCGAGCACTTCAGCGGGGAGGTCCGCAGGGGCGACGACCGTACCGACACCACGGTGGACATCATCCTCGGGCCCAAGTTCTACGGGCTCATGAGCAAGGCGCCCGCGGCGATGGACGTCACCACGCCCATCGGCGTCTGCGTGACGACGACGCCGACGCCGAACGTCGCCGCCTACCGCTGA
- a CDS encoding type II toxin-antitoxin system VapB family antitoxin, with amino-acid sequence MIFKRVGNGRPYPPHGFTQSDWAKLPPRPIRLDQLVTTKRTLDLETLLAEDSTYYGDLFAHVVEYQNELYLEDGLHRALRAALHQRMVVHARVLRLD; translated from the coding sequence GTGATCTTCAAACGAGTCGGCAATGGGCGCCCGTACCCACCGCACGGCTTCACGCAAAGTGACTGGGCCAAGCTTCCGCCCCGCCCGATCCGGCTCGACCAGCTCGTCACCACCAAGCGCACGCTTGATCTCGAGACACTGCTCGCCGAGGATTCCACCTATTACGGCGATCTCTTCGCTCACGTGGTCGAATATCAGAACGAGCTGTATCTCGAGGACGGACTACACCGGGCGCTGCGGGCGGCTCTGCACCAGCGAATGGTTGTCCACGCCCGGGTCCTCCGCCTCGACTGA
- the dhaK gene encoding dihydroxyacetone kinase subunit DhaK codes for MKKIINDPTKVVDEALEGVAAAHPDLLRVNLDPPYVVRRDAPRPGKVGLVSGGGSGHEPLHVGYVGMGMLDAACPGAVFTSPTPDPIVEATKAVDAGAGVLYIVKNYTGDVLNFETAAELAAAEDIEVQTVVINDDVAVEDSLYTAGRRGVGGTVLAEKIAGAAAERGAPLADVVKVCRRVNDNVRSMGMALTPCTVPHAGKPTFELGENEMEIGIGIHGEPGRERMPLEPADAIVERLLVPVISDLGLSSGERVLLFVNGMGGTPLMELYVAYRHAARFLADRNITVERSLVGNYITSLEMAGMSITVLRLDEELVDLWDAPVHTAALRWRA; via the coding sequence ATGAAGAAGATCATCAACGATCCGACGAAGGTCGTCGACGAAGCCCTGGAGGGCGTCGCCGCGGCGCACCCGGACCTGCTGCGGGTGAACCTCGACCCGCCCTACGTCGTCCGTCGCGACGCGCCGCGCCCCGGCAAGGTCGGGCTGGTCTCCGGCGGCGGTAGTGGGCACGAGCCGCTCCACGTCGGGTACGTGGGCATGGGCATGCTCGACGCGGCGTGCCCGGGAGCGGTCTTCACCTCGCCCACACCCGATCCCATCGTCGAGGCGACCAAGGCGGTCGACGCCGGCGCCGGCGTCCTCTACATCGTGAAGAACTACACCGGCGACGTGCTCAACTTCGAGACCGCCGCCGAGCTGGCCGCGGCCGAGGACATCGAGGTGCAGACCGTCGTCATCAACGACGACGTAGCGGTCGAGGACAGCCTCTACACGGCCGGCCGGCGCGGCGTCGGTGGCACGGTGCTGGCCGAGAAGATCGCCGGCGCGGCCGCCGAGCGGGGCGCGCCTCTCGCCGATGTCGTCAAGGTGTGCCGCCGGGTCAACGACAACGTCCGCAGCATGGGCATGGCCCTGACGCCCTGCACGGTTCCCCACGCCGGCAAGCCGACGTTCGAGCTCGGCGAGAACGAGATGGAGATCGGCATCGGCATCCACGGGGAGCCGGGACGGGAGCGGATGCCTCTGGAGCCGGCGGACGCCATCGTCGAGCGCCTCTTGGTGCCCGTCATCTCCGACCTGGGCCTGAGCTCTGGTGAGCGCGTCCTCCTCTTCGTCAACGGCATGGGCGGGACACCGCTCATGGAGCTCTACGTCGCCTACCGCCACGCGGCGCGGTTCCTCGCCGACCGCAACATCACCGTCGAGCGCAGCCTCGTGGGCAACTACATCACCTCGCTGGAGATGGCGGGGATGTCGATCACGGTGTTACGGCTGGACGAGGAGCTCGTCGACTTGTGGGACGCGCCCGTCCACACGGCGGCACTGCGGTGGAGAGCGTGA
- the dhaL gene encoding dihydroxyacetone kinase subunit DhaL — protein sequence MPVTTRDVRDLVEAYARVVADNRDYLVELDAAIGDADHGANLDRGMQAAVATLPDPDSATPSDVLRGVATALISKVGGAAGPLYGTAFLRASTAVKDRPELTAEDVVAAIRAGLDGVVARGKAEPGDKTMVDAWEAAARAAERALASGAPLSQILAAAADAAEEGMRATIPLVARKGRASYLGERSAGHQDPGATSTALLFRAMADQAAGRSAA from the coding sequence ATGCCAGTGACCACGCGGGACGTCCGTGACCTGGTCGAGGCGTACGCGCGGGTCGTCGCGGACAACCGCGACTACCTCGTCGAGCTCGACGCCGCCATCGGCGACGCCGACCATGGAGCGAACCTCGACCGAGGCATGCAGGCGGCTGTGGCGACCCTTCCCGACCCGGACTCCGCGACGCCCTCCGACGTGCTGCGCGGGGTCGCCACCGCGCTCATCTCCAAGGTCGGCGGAGCGGCCGGACCTCTCTACGGCACGGCTTTCCTGCGCGCCAGCACCGCGGTCAAGGACCGCCCGGAGCTGACCGCTGAGGACGTGGTGGCGGCCATTCGAGCGGGTCTGGACGGAGTCGTGGCGCGGGGGAAGGCCGAGCCCGGCGACAAGACCATGGTCGACGCCTGGGAGGCGGCCGCGCGTGCCGCCGAGCGTGCGCTCGCCTCCGGCGCGCCGCTGTCCCAGATCCTGGCCGCGGCCGCCGACGCCGCGGAGGAGGGAATGCGGGCCACGATCCCGCTCGTCGCACGGAAGGGACGCGCGAGCTACCTGGGGGAGCGCAGCGCGGGTCACCAAGACCCGGGAGCCACCTCGACCGCGCTGTTGTTCCGGGCCATGGCGGACCAGGCGGCCGGTCGGTCAGCCGCCTGA
- the ptsP gene encoding phosphoenolpyruvate--protein phosphotransferase — MTVGLVLVSHVDQLAEGVRALAAQMAPDVPIAAAGGADEGGIGTSFAKVMASVTEVDDGSGVVVLYDLGSAQMTAEMVVEALDPEQAGRVRLVDAPLVEGAVAAATVAAGGADLDAVVAAARQAGSRAVDEHEPAPTPASTPQRPLTARTVLRNPAGLHARPASQLARVVSGFDAEVRIGRPGRRGVEATSVLGVVAAGLRVNSEVEVSATGPDAREALDAVLALIEEGFGEMEEAPPEAWVPETVEPGVEPGVLHGLPAVPGLAVGPVRQLRPVEPTLPPRRDSTAEAEWHRLETALSATSADLTARAARGGPDADIAAAHEAMLADPGLRARARERIEAGDSAEAAWWRCVQDARDLLARGEAYVAERAADVEDLGRAVLAELGVDVRPTIRPEEVGGAVVVAEDLLPSDVTALADAGAHGIALARGGLTAHATVIARGLDLPMVIRLGRPVLDVADAVPVVLDGDSGVVQVDPPESVIFAAKQHRQEQVARRAEARAASVGTTVSVRGRRIRVAANVGSLAEARAAVDAGADGVGLLRTELLYVDRPELPGEEEQVAELAEIFAALGDRPVVVRTLDAGGDKLLPALHLDPWRHGPLGERGLRHGLRHPTVLRTQLRAIARAATDCRGEVSVMAPMVTVAAEARAFRDLVGSVVRELAECDVPHRPPARVGVMIEVPAAALTAEEIGSEVDFVSVGSNDLAQYVMAADRTNDAVGELYQPDHPALWRLYETLVTGARRAGCEVAVCGELAASPDAAVRLVDLGVDELSMAPTAIPDVKAALREAFRS; from the coding sequence ATGACCGTCGGACTCGTCCTCGTCTCACACGTCGACCAGCTCGCCGAGGGAGTGCGGGCGTTGGCCGCCCAGATGGCGCCGGACGTCCCGATCGCGGCGGCGGGCGGTGCTGACGAGGGCGGCATCGGCACGAGCTTCGCCAAGGTGATGGCGAGCGTGACCGAGGTCGACGACGGCTCCGGCGTCGTCGTGCTCTACGACCTGGGCAGCGCCCAGATGACCGCCGAGATGGTGGTCGAAGCGCTCGACCCCGAGCAGGCGGGGCGCGTTCGGCTGGTCGACGCGCCCCTCGTCGAGGGTGCCGTGGCGGCGGCGACGGTGGCGGCTGGCGGCGCGGACCTCGACGCGGTGGTGGCCGCCGCCCGCCAGGCGGGAAGCCGCGCCGTCGACGAGCACGAGCCGGCTCCCACCCCGGCGTCGACGCCGCAGCGTCCCCTCACCGCGCGGACCGTGCTGCGGAACCCGGCTGGACTGCATGCCCGGCCGGCGTCCCAGCTGGCGCGGGTCGTGAGCGGCTTCGACGCCGAGGTCCGCATCGGTCGCCCAGGACGGCGCGGGGTGGAGGCGACGAGCGTGCTCGGCGTCGTCGCCGCGGGTCTGCGCGTCAACAGTGAGGTCGAGGTGAGCGCCACCGGTCCGGATGCGCGTGAGGCGCTCGACGCGGTCCTGGCGTTGATCGAGGAGGGCTTCGGGGAGATGGAGGAGGCACCTCCCGAGGCGTGGGTGCCCGAGACCGTCGAACCCGGAGTCGAACCCGGCGTCCTCCACGGTCTCCCCGCTGTGCCCGGCCTCGCCGTGGGGCCCGTGCGGCAGCTTCGACCGGTTGAGCCGACCCTGCCACCGCGCCGCGACTCCACCGCGGAGGCGGAGTGGCATCGCCTCGAGACAGCGTTGTCGGCGACGAGCGCCGACCTCACCGCCCGCGCGGCTCGAGGGGGACCGGACGCCGACATCGCGGCGGCCCACGAGGCGATGCTGGCGGACCCGGGTCTTCGCGCGCGGGCCCGGGAGCGCATCGAGGCGGGAGACTCGGCGGAAGCCGCGTGGTGGCGGTGCGTCCAGGACGCGCGTGACCTGCTGGCGCGTGGTGAGGCGTACGTCGCCGAGCGTGCCGCCGACGTCGAGGACCTGGGACGGGCGGTCCTCGCCGAGCTCGGTGTCGACGTCCGCCCGACGATCCGCCCGGAGGAGGTGGGCGGCGCGGTCGTCGTCGCCGAGGACCTGCTCCCCTCTGATGTCACAGCGCTGGCCGACGCCGGTGCCCACGGCATCGCCCTGGCCCGAGGTGGCTTGACCGCCCACGCCACGGTCATCGCGCGCGGACTCGACCTGCCCATGGTCATCCGGCTCGGCAGACCGGTCCTCGACGTCGCTGACGCGGTGCCGGTCGTGCTCGACGGAGACAGCGGTGTCGTCCAGGTCGACCCACCGGAGTCGGTGATCTTCGCGGCCAAGCAGCACCGCCAGGAACAGGTCGCGAGGCGCGCTGAGGCGCGAGCGGCCTCCGTCGGCACGACGGTGTCCGTTCGCGGTCGCCGGATTCGGGTCGCCGCGAATGTGGGAAGTTTGGCCGAGGCGCGGGCGGCGGTGGACGCGGGTGCGGACGGCGTGGGTCTGCTGAGGACCGAGCTGCTCTACGTCGACCGTCCGGAGCTTCCCGGTGAGGAGGAGCAGGTCGCCGAGCTGGCCGAGATCTTCGCGGCCTTGGGGGATCGACCGGTCGTCGTTCGCACCCTCGACGCCGGAGGGGACAAGCTGCTCCCGGCGCTGCACCTCGATCCGTGGCGGCACGGCCCGCTCGGTGAGCGCGGACTACGCCACGGTCTGCGCCACCCGACGGTGCTGCGGACTCAGCTGCGCGCGATCGCCCGCGCCGCCACCGACTGTCGAGGCGAGGTCAGCGTGATGGCGCCGATGGTGACGGTGGCGGCGGAGGCGCGGGCGTTCCGGGACCTGGTCGGCTCCGTGGTGCGGGAGCTCGCCGAGTGCGATGTTCCCCATCGGCCTCCGGCTCGCGTCGGGGTCATGATCGAGGTTCCGGCGGCCGCGCTGACCGCGGAGGAGATCGGGTCCGAGGTCGACTTCGTGAGCGTGGGCAGCAACGACCTGGCGCAGTACGTCATGGCGGCCGACCGCACCAACGACGCGGTGGGCGAGCTGTACCAGCCGGACCATCCGGCCTTGTGGCGGCTGTACGAGACGCTCGTCACTGGCGCCCGCAGGGCCGGCTGTGAGGTGGCCGTCTGCGGGGAGCTGGCGGCGAGTCCCGACGCCGCCGTCCGACTCGTGGACCTGGGTGTCGACGAGCTCTCGATGGCGCCCACGGCAATCCCCGACGTCAAGGCCGCCTTGCGTGAGGCCTTCCGCTCCTAG
- a CDS encoding PrsW family intramembrane metalloprotease → MSLPPPPFAHPPPHGGLGPPVHGTSPHHGWFSGYQPAPVRQRRRVLAPVAALVIMAALILPLIGLTVLGTGPGPVALGTFLALLPVVPVAGVFLWIDRWEPEPGRLLLMAFFWGAGVATVAALLGDFLVKLVWAAIFGTAKAGTLGLVLNAPVIEEAAKGLFLLILVAVRRREFDGIVDGIVYAGLVGVGFAFTENILYLAAAFATGGFQGGVVTFVLRCVLSPFAHPLFTAMTGLAIGVMIRSARPGRILLPVIGYLTAVLLHALWNGSSLLLGGAGFFVVYVLVMVPIFVAMIIVVVWQRRREQRIVATHLPRFVAAGWIAPDEVRHLVSLSGRRGWRAAVKRHWGPEAAKALRDYQTAVTELAFFHDRWARGTVGREAQQWLHDLVANVFAARQRVLSRHPDLLAQQRPT, encoded by the coding sequence ATGAGCCTCCCGCCGCCACCGTTCGCGCACCCCCCGCCCCACGGCGGCCTCGGTCCGCCCGTCCACGGCACGTCGCCTCACCACGGGTGGTTCAGCGGCTACCAGCCGGCGCCGGTCCGGCAGCGCCGCCGGGTCCTCGCGCCGGTGGCAGCGCTCGTGATCATGGCGGCGTTGATCCTTCCCCTCATCGGGCTCACCGTGCTCGGCACGGGTCCAGGACCCGTGGCCTTGGGCACCTTCCTGGCTCTCCTCCCGGTCGTTCCAGTGGCGGGCGTGTTCCTCTGGATCGACCGCTGGGAGCCCGAACCAGGCCGCTTGCTGCTCATGGCCTTCTTCTGGGGCGCCGGCGTGGCCACCGTGGCCGCCCTCCTCGGCGACTTCCTCGTCAAGCTCGTCTGGGCGGCGATCTTCGGCACCGCGAAAGCCGGGACGCTGGGCCTCGTCCTCAACGCGCCTGTCATCGAGGAGGCGGCCAAAGGGCTCTTCCTGCTCATCCTGGTCGCGGTCCGGCGGCGGGAGTTCGACGGGATCGTCGACGGCATCGTCTACGCCGGCCTCGTGGGAGTCGGGTTCGCCTTCACCGAGAACATCCTCTACCTCGCCGCGGCCTTCGCCACGGGCGGCTTCCAGGGCGGCGTCGTGACGTTCGTGCTCCGCTGCGTGCTCTCGCCGTTCGCGCATCCGCTCTTCACGGCGATGACCGGCCTCGCCATTGGGGTGATGATCCGTAGCGCCCGGCCGGGGCGGATCCTGCTCCCGGTCATCGGCTACCTCACGGCGGTCCTGCTGCACGCCCTGTGGAACGGCTCGAGCCTCCTGCTCGGCGGCGCCGGCTTCTTCGTGGTGTACGTGTTGGTGATGGTGCCGATCTTCGTCGCCATGATCATCGTCGTCGTGTGGCAGCGCCGACGCGAGCAGCGGATCGTCGCCACCCACCTGCCGCGCTTCGTCGCGGCCGGCTGGATCGCTCCCGACGAGGTGCGCCACCTGGTGAGCCTGTCCGGTCGCCGGGGCTGGCGCGCCGCTGTCAAACGCCACTGGGGCCCGGAGGCGGCCAAGGCCCTGCGTGACTACCAGACGGCGGTCACGGAGCTCGCGTTCTTCCACGACCGGTGGGCTCGTGGCACGGTCGGCCGCGAGGCGCAGCAGTGGCTCCACGACCTGGTCGCCAACGTCTTCGCCGCACGGCAACGAGTGCTCAGCCGGCACCCGGACCTGCTCGCCCAGCAGCGACCGACCTGA
- a CDS encoding DNA polymerase III subunit gamma and tau translates to MSGLGFGIVDAPLALYRRYRPETFAEVIGQAHVTEPLQQALRNNRVHHAYLFSGPRGCGKTTSARILARCLNCEKGPTPDPCGSCQSCRDLARGGPGSIDVIEIDAASHGGVDDARDLRERAFFAPVAARYKIYIVDEAHMVTTQGFNALLKLVEEPPEHLKFIFATTEPDKVIGTIRSRTHHYPFRLVPPKLLQEYLARLCEQEGVRVDPAVLPLVVRAGGGSVRDTLSVLDQLIGGAGEDGVTYSRAVALLGYTHDSLLDEVVDALAAHDAAGVFAVVEKVINSGQDPRRFAEDLLRRLRDLLIVSAVPDAVSRGLLDVPADQGERLAAQAARFGTAELTRAAEVVNAGLTEMRGATAPRLHLELICARVLLPASDDSTRGLSARLDRIERRLNAFGRAGEVPETFAASPVDSTEQVGPSEPGHVAAGSPSRATGGEGSAASAVAPAPGTAGPARSEEESGPQDAGWPDARVTSPPAQGERAAEPAPVTAAASAGAPAPDEPASAGPRYTLADVRRMWPHVLEEVKHARRFTWVMLSQNAQVTALHDDTLTVALVNAGARDSFVRSGSDEVLRKALQRVLHVDWRIEAVIDPSTGTTGGGGRPGGGGPGGSGRPDGTGGSSGRWPGGGRGSDTDPGAPPATDRRGPGRPGDASSAEVPNGHQGSPGDAWNGPGPNSGGRATSVGAARTSAETTGGPADWPSVGRPAGGTDGGASEDPGPGGSEPNGLETNGRGGGQARPARGVTSSTPAPASSSASFQHDPDSEVDPETDAALTDSPLSYSELLRRELGAELIEERVGE, encoded by the coding sequence ATGAGCGGGCTAGGGTTCGGAATCGTGGACGCGCCGCTCGCCCTGTATCGCCGCTACCGTCCGGAGACCTTCGCCGAGGTGATCGGCCAGGCTCACGTCACGGAGCCGCTGCAGCAGGCGCTGCGCAACAACCGCGTGCACCATGCCTATCTCTTCTCGGGCCCGCGCGGATGTGGCAAGACCACGAGCGCTCGCATCCTCGCCCGGTGCCTCAACTGCGAGAAGGGCCCGACGCCGGATCCCTGCGGCAGCTGTCAGAGCTGCCGCGACCTGGCCCGGGGCGGCCCGGGCAGCATCGACGTCATCGAGATCGACGCGGCGAGCCATGGCGGCGTCGACGACGCCCGTGACTTGCGCGAACGCGCGTTCTTCGCTCCGGTCGCGGCCCGCTACAAGATCTACATCGTCGACGAGGCGCACATGGTGACCACGCAGGGCTTCAACGCCCTGCTCAAGCTCGTCGAGGAGCCGCCGGAGCACCTGAAGTTCATCTTCGCCACGACCGAGCCCGACAAGGTCATCGGGACGATCCGGTCACGCACCCACCACTACCCGTTCCGGCTAGTGCCGCCCAAGCTGTTGCAGGAGTACCTCGCGCGGCTGTGCGAGCAGGAGGGGGTCCGGGTCGATCCCGCCGTGCTGCCCCTCGTCGTCCGCGCGGGGGGCGGGTCCGTCCGTGACACTCTGTCGGTGCTCGACCAGCTCATCGGCGGGGCTGGCGAGGACGGTGTGACGTACAGCCGGGCGGTCGCGCTCCTCGGCTACACCCACGACTCCCTGCTCGACGAGGTCGTCGACGCCTTGGCCGCCCACGACGCCGCTGGCGTCTTCGCGGTCGTGGAGAAGGTGATCAACTCCGGCCAGGACCCGCGCCGGTTCGCCGAGGACCTGCTGCGTCGTCTGCGTGATCTGTTGATCGTCTCCGCTGTTCCCGACGCGGTGAGCCGCGGCCTGCTCGACGTCCCCGCCGACCAGGGCGAGCGGCTCGCCGCGCAGGCGGCACGGTTCGGCACGGCGGAGCTCACCCGGGCGGCGGAGGTCGTCAACGCCGGTTTGACCGAGATGCGCGGCGCCACCGCACCGCGTCTGCACCTCGAGCTCATCTGCGCTCGCGTCCTGCTCCCAGCCTCCGACGACTCCACGCGCGGCCTGTCCGCGCGACTCGACCGGATCGAGCGTCGGCTCAACGCGTTCGGACGCGCGGGAGAGGTGCCCGAGACCTTCGCGGCCTCACCGGTGGATTCGACCGAGCAGGTGGGCCCGAGCGAGCCGGGTCACGTCGCGGCTGGCTCCCCGTCGCGGGCGACAGGGGGCGAAGGCTCCGCCGCGAGCGCGGTCGCCCCGGCCCCGGGCACGGCGGGACCAGCGCGTTCCGAGGAGGAGAGCGGTCCCCAGGACGCTGGTTGGCCGGATGCCCGCGTGACATCGCCACCGGCTCAGGGCGAGAGGGCGGCTGAGCCCGCTCCTGTGACCGCGGCCGCGTCCGCGGGCGCTCCGGCTCCAGACGAGCCCGCGTCCGCCGGGCCGCGTTACACCCTCGCCGACGTCCGGCGGATGTGGCCTCACGTCCTCGAAGAGGTGAAGCACGCTCGGCGTTTCACGTGGGTGATGCTGAGCCAGAACGCCCAGGTCACCGCGCTCCATGACGACACCCTGACGGTCGCGCTGGTGAACGCCGGCGCACGCGACTCCTTCGTCCGGAGCGGTAGCGACGAGGTCCTCCGCAAGGCGCTCCAGAGGGTGCTTCACGTCGACTGGCGGATCGAGGCGGTCATCGATCCGTCCACCGGCACCACGGGCGGAGGCGGCCGACCTGGTGGCGGTGGTCCGGGAGGGTCCGGACGTCCGGACGGGACGGGCGGCTCGAGCGGGCGTTGGCCTGGCGGAGGGCGGGGCAGCGACACGGACCCGGGCGCGCCGCCCGCCACGGATCGTCGTGGGCCTGGGCGACCCGGTGACGCGTCGTCCGCTGAGGTGCCGAACGGCCACCAGGGGTCGCCGGGTGACGCGTGGAACGGCCCTGGACCGAACAGCGGAGGCCGTGCGACATCCGTGGGTGCCGCGAGAACGTCGGCGGAGACGACTGGTGGCCCGGCCGACTGGCCCTCGGTGGGGCGCCCGGCGGGCGGCACGGATGGAGGGGCCAGCGAGGATCCTGGCCCGGGCGGCTCTGAGCCGAACGGTCTCGAGACGAACGGCCGAGGTGGCGGGCAGGCGCGTCCCGCGCGCGGAGTGACGTCCTCGACACCGGCGCCCGCGAGCTCCTCGGCGTCCTTCCAGCATGACCCGGACAGCGAGGTCGACCCCGAGACCGATGCCGCGCTGACCGACTCGCCTCTGTCGTATAGCGAGCTGCTGCGGCGCGAGCTTGGCGCGGAGCTGATCGAGGAACGCGTCGGCGAGTGA